From a single Apium graveolens cultivar Ventura chromosome 2, ASM990537v1, whole genome shotgun sequence genomic region:
- the LOC141690924 gene encoding protein FAR1-RELATED SEQUENCE 5-like, which produces MFDISDAQAGLDLLDRLNEESGSKYFIRTEIDEENRLKCLVWIDPRCLMAYQNFGDVMAFDTTYRTNIYAMPFVPFTGVNHQYQSLIFGFALMRDEHASTFQWILHTWLKGVGNKPPMTIITDQDQAIASAITDVLPNTTHLLCSWHISQKFPEKLAHYYSAFPEFKKDFNHCIYNSLTEDIFEAGWESFVDKYHL; this is translated from the coding sequence ATGTTTGATATTAGTGATGCCCAAGCGGGGTTGGACTTGTTAGATAGGTTGAATGAAGAAAGTggttctaaatattttattaggaCCGAAATTGATGAAGAAAATCGTTTGAAGTGTCTTGTATGGATTGATCCGAGATGTTTAATGGCCTACCAAAATTTTGGTGATGTTATGGCTTTTGATACCACTTATCGGACAAATATATATGCAATGCCATTTGTCCCATTTACCGGAGTCAACCATCAATATCAATCGTTGATTTTTGGGTTTGCACTAATGCGGGATGAACACGCATCGACTTTTCAGTGGATTCTTCATACTTGGCTTAAAGGTGTGGGGAATAAGCCTCCAATGACTATAATTACGGATCAAGATCAAGCCATAGCAAGCGCTATTACGGATGTACTCCCTAATACTACCCATTTATTGTGTTCTTGGCACATCAGTCAAAAATTCCCTGAGAAATTAGCTCATTATTATTCAGCTTTTCCGGAATTCAAGAAGGACTTCAACCATTGTATTTATAATTCCCTCACCGAAGATATTTTTGAGGCTGGATGGGAATCATTTGTGGATAAGTATCACCTATAA